One part of the Malus sylvestris chromosome 2, drMalSylv7.2, whole genome shotgun sequence genome encodes these proteins:
- the LOC126588728 gene encoding V-type proton ATPase subunit c1-like produces MAPSTFSGDETAPFFGFLGAAAALVFSCMGAAYGTAKSGVGVASMGVMRPELVMKSIVPVVMAGVLGIYGLIIAVIISTGINPKAKSYYLFDGYAHLSSGLACGLAGLSAGMAIGIVGDAGVRANAQQPKLFVGMILILIFAEALALYGLIVGIILSSRSGQSRAD; encoded by the exons ATGGCGCCATCCACCTTCAGCGGCGACGAAACGGCACCGTTCTTCGGCTTCCTCGGCGCGGCGGCAGCCCTCGTCTTCTCCT GTATGGGAGCGGCGTACGGGACGGCGAAGAGCGGCGTGGGCGTGGCATCGATGGGGGTGATGAGGCCGGAGCTGGTGATGAAGTCGATTGTTCCGGTTGTTATGGCGGGAGTGTTGGGTATCTACGGTTTGATCATTGCTGTGATTATCAGCACTGGGATTAACCCAAAGGCCAAATCTTACTACCTCTTCGATGGGTACGCCCACCTCTCCTCCGGTCTGGCTTGTGGACTCGCCGGACTTTCCGCCGGAATGGCCATCGGCATCGTTGGCGATGCCGGTGTTAG GGCGAACGCACAACAGCCAAAGCTTTTTGTTGGCATGATTCTGATTCTCATCTTTGCCGAAGCTTTGGCTTTGTATGGCCTGATTGTCGGTATCATCCTTTCATCCCGATCTGGACAGTCCAGAGCAGATTAG